In Thermococcus sp. JdF3, a genomic segment contains:
- a CDS encoding HAD family hydrolase: protein MAVYLFDFDGTLVDSTGAVEKALRIAIEKTVPAVIESDLYEDYYKALALFIKGRLTYQYLGVIHELVAQGTIHEYYKLMPRYIKDFPHSRNVVRTLRKRGRYVISFSGEHTYPGGKVIFMKRTNWYDEFDEVITFRGTKDMLKKFENLRELYPDEPFVWVDDSPSRFTYILDENTLLVQKASPYKSDVALLFERQNFLKIKSLREILEIDDGLSAFARGDKT from the coding sequence ATGGCGGTTTATCTGTTCGACTTTGACGGGACCCTCGTGGACAGCACGGGCGCGGTTGAGAAGGCCCTCCGCATAGCCATCGAAAAGACCGTCCCCGCAGTCATTGAGAGCGACCTGTACGAGGACTACTATAAGGCCCTTGCCCTGTTCATCAAGGGTCGGCTTACATACCAGTACCTCGGGGTTATACACGAGCTGGTGGCACAGGGGACTATACACGAGTACTACAAGCTCATGCCCCGATACATCAAGGACTTTCCCCACTCCCGGAACGTCGTCCGAACGCTGAGAAAACGTGGACGTTATGTCATCAGCTTCTCCGGCGAGCACACCTACCCCGGCGGAAAGGTCATCTTCATGAAAAGGACAAACTGGTACGACGAGTTCGATGAGGTGATAACCTTCAGGGGTACCAAGGACATGCTCAAGAAGTTCGAGAACCTGCGCGAACTCTATCCCGACGAGCCCTTCGTCTGGGTGGACGACAGCCCGAGCAGGTTCACGTACATTCTCGATGAGAACACACTCCTCGTTCAGAAGGCATCGCCGTACAAGAGCGACGTCGCTCTCCTCTTCGAGAGGCAGAACTTCCTCAAGATCAAATCTCTCCGGGAGATTCTGGAGATAGACGATGGCCTCTCGGCGTTCGCCAGAGGGGATAAAACTTAA
- a CDS encoding 50S ribosomal protein L35ae codes for MARGKALVLAYAGTKEHQDNHHMILKPLSIDDRNAASRLIGRKVVWRTPTGRRMYGKILRTHGNRGEVKAYFKPGLPGQAVGDYVEIL; via the coding sequence ATGGCCAGGGGGAAGGCTCTCGTCCTTGCCTACGCCGGAACCAAAGAGCACCAGGACAACCACCACATGATTCTGAAGCCCCTCAGCATCGACGACAGGAACGCGGCCTCAAGGCTCATAGGCAGGAAGGTCGTCTGGAGGACTCCAACCGGCAGGAGAATGTACGGCAAAATCCTCAGGACGCACGGCAACAGGGGCGAGGTTAAGGCCTACTTCAAGCCAGGACTGCCGGGACAGGCAGTCGGGGACTACGTCGAAATTCTCTGA
- a CDS encoding tRNA (guanine(10)-N(2))-dimethyltransferase, whose product MEFVEVREGLAKILVPKAERIYDAPVFYNPVMALNRDISALAVGVLTPRTVLDALSATGIRGIRYALETPTGEVWLNDISEDAFRLILENVRRNLGVEGEKISERRFSFGEEKRVVANLDDANRLMAEKFRYFDFLDLDPFGSPVEFLDTALRSVKRRGVLAVTATDTGVLCGAYRHACRRKYLAEPIRGELCHEAGLRILIGTVVRYAAKYDLGVEVLLAYYRDHYFRAFLRLRSGARKADRSVSMLGYLGQEASGRFEYETGFLPERVPSHGPLWLGPLKEQGFVEDMLDLAEEKALAHKKTLSFLETLAGELDVPFHYDTHALARRNGLQVGKLADVIEALREIGYRATRTHFSPTAIKTDAPFEEVLKALKALQ is encoded by the coding sequence ATGGAGTTCGTTGAGGTGCGCGAGGGTCTTGCAAAAATCCTTGTCCCGAAGGCGGAGAGGATATACGACGCCCCGGTCTTCTACAACCCGGTCATGGCGCTGAACAGGGACATAAGCGCCCTGGCCGTGGGGGTACTCACACCACGGACCGTTCTCGACGCCCTCTCCGCGACAGGAATAAGGGGCATTCGTTACGCCCTTGAGACCCCGACGGGTGAGGTCTGGCTGAACGACATAAGCGAAGATGCATTCCGCCTGATTCTGGAAAACGTCAGGAGAAACCTCGGCGTTGAGGGCGAGAAGATAAGCGAGAGGAGGTTCTCCTTCGGAGAAGAGAAGAGGGTTGTGGCCAACCTCGACGATGCCAACAGGCTGATGGCCGAGAAGTTCCGCTACTTCGACTTTCTGGACTTGGATCCCTTCGGTTCGCCGGTCGAGTTCCTCGACACGGCCTTGAGGAGCGTGAAAAGGCGGGGGGTTCTGGCGGTGACGGCTACCGACACCGGCGTCCTCTGCGGAGCCTACCGGCACGCCTGCCGCAGGAAGTACCTGGCGGAGCCGATAAGGGGCGAGCTCTGCCACGAGGCAGGTTTGAGGATACTCATCGGAACCGTTGTCAGGTACGCCGCCAAATACGACCTCGGCGTCGAGGTTCTTCTCGCCTACTACCGCGACCACTACTTCAGGGCCTTTCTGAGGCTCAGGAGCGGTGCGAGGAAGGCCGATAGAAGCGTTTCCATGCTCGGCTACCTCGGGCAGGAAGCCAGCGGGCGCTTCGAGTACGAGACGGGTTTCCTCCCGGAGAGGGTACCCTCACACGGCCCCCTCTGGCTCGGCCCCCTCAAGGAGCAGGGATTCGTTGAGGACATGCTAGATCTGGCGGAGGAAAAAGCCCTTGCCCACAAAAAAACGCTCTCCTTCCTCGAAACCCTCGCCGGAGAACTCGACGTTCCCTTCCACTACGACACTCATGCCCTCGCGAGGAGGAACGGCCTTCAGGTCGGGAAGCTCGCCGATGTAATCGAGGCCCTCCGTGAAATCGGCTACCGTGCGACGAGGACGCACTTCTCCCCCACTGCAATAAAGACCGATGCGCCTTTTGAGGAGGTGCTGAAGGCTCTAAAGGCACTGCAGTGA
- a CDS encoding VIT1/CCC1 transporter family protein translates to MDEMLKLASGFYRDEYADSVLYAQLAKIERDEEIRKEFLRLSNIESKHAKFWHDFIKRHGGEVPKPSVKRLTVFSVKLLRKLLGPGSVASLLEMGENSAIQKYFKYLTTYAGRFSEDELGEIKDVILDELEHEKFFYESKERFHVENTRDLVLGMNDGLVEILGAVTGLSAVYPNNPQLVGISGLIVGVAGALSMATGTFVSVRSQRQIKESIRDRMEVLFRVSPERAAEELVEKLVEGGMPEEVAREVAKELADNSDAIMQLLLPEAEENEIRAALYTGFAYLLGVAFPVTPYFLASSSLTALPFSILLAGSALAIVATLISLLSGISIKKKVAEMVATGLGAAFLSYLFGRLMEALFNVSAL, encoded by the coding sequence ATGGACGAGATGCTGAAACTCGCGAGCGGTTTTTACAGGGACGAGTACGCTGACTCGGTTCTCTACGCCCAGCTGGCGAAGATAGAGAGGGACGAGGAGATAAGGAAGGAATTCCTGAGGCTCTCGAACATAGAATCAAAGCACGCCAAGTTCTGGCACGACTTTATAAAGCGGCACGGCGGCGAGGTTCCTAAGCCCTCCGTGAAGAGGCTGACGGTCTTCTCTGTCAAGCTCCTGAGGAAGCTCCTCGGCCCGGGTTCGGTCGCCTCGCTCCTTGAGATGGGCGAGAACAGCGCAATCCAAAAGTACTTCAAGTACCTCACGACCTACGCTGGGAGGTTCAGCGAGGATGAACTGGGGGAGATAAAGGACGTTATACTGGACGAGCTTGAGCACGAGAAGTTTTTCTACGAGAGCAAGGAGCGCTTCCACGTTGAGAACACGAGGGACCTCGTTCTGGGCATGAACGACGGGCTGGTTGAAATCCTCGGTGCCGTCACGGGTCTTTCCGCTGTGTATCCGAACAATCCGCAGCTCGTCGGAATAAGCGGCCTCATAGTCGGTGTAGCGGGTGCGCTCTCGATGGCCACAGGAACCTTCGTTTCGGTCCGTTCCCAGAGGCAGATCAAGGAATCCATCCGCGACAGGATGGAGGTTCTCTTCAGAGTTTCGCCGGAAAGGGCGGCCGAAGAGCTTGTGGAGAAGCTCGTCGAGGGAGGAATGCCCGAGGAGGTTGCGAGGGAGGTCGCAAAGGAACTCGCAGACAACAGCGATGCGATAATGCAGCTCCTCCTCCCGGAGGCGGAGGAGAACGAGATAAGGGCGGCGCTCTACACGGGCTTCGCTTACCTCCTTGGAGTCGCCTTTCCGGTTACGCCGTACTTCCTCGCCTCCAGCTCTCTGACGGCGCTTCCGTTTTCAATACTCCTGGCAGGCTCTGCGCTGGCGATAGTGGCGACGCTGATTTCCCTGCTCTCGGGCATCTCGATAAAGAAGAAGGTCGCGGAGATGGTGGCGACCGGCCTGGGTGCGGCGTTCCTGAGCTACCTCTTCGGCCGGCTTATGGAGGCCCTCTTCAACGTCTCGGCGCTTTAA
- a CDS encoding type II toxin-antitoxin system VapC family toxin, giving the protein MIVIDTSALIKYLLKEEGWGEVSEFLRGNTDLVSLEMAQIEGANAVWKRYRLYQDISLETARKILDYLHATGRIIIYENPLQYLSEAETIALEHGITVYDALYIAQALKYGRLATSDEKQGKTAKKLGVEVLYL; this is encoded by the coding sequence GTGATAGTAATTGACACGTCCGCCCTGATAAAGTACCTCCTTAAAGAGGAGGGGTGGGGGGAGGTTTCCGAGTTCCTCAGGGGGAACACGGATCTGGTCTCGCTGGAAATGGCGCAGATCGAAGGGGCCAACGCCGTGTGGAAGCGGTACAGGCTCTATCAGGACATCTCCCTGGAGACTGCCAGAAAGATACTCGACTACCTTCACGCAACCGGGAGGATAATCATCTACGAGAACCCGCTCCAGTACCTCTCTGAGGCCGAGACAATAGCTCTGGAACACGGGATCACGGTTTACGATGCCCTCTACATAGCCCAGGCCCTCAAGTACGGCAGGCTCGCCACCAGCGATGAGAAACAGGGAAAAACGGCGAAAAAGCTCGGCGTCGAGGTGCTCTATCTTTAA